From Candidatus Eremiobacterota bacterium, one genomic window encodes:
- a CDS encoding acyl CoA:acetate/3-ketoacid CoA transferase, with protein MASTPALSMAKGKVVTAQEAVNLIRDGDTIATGGFVGIGFAEALALALRERHEETGSPRGLTLVYAAGQGDGKERGLNMLALEGLLHRVIGGHWGLVPALGKLALENRIEAYNLPQGCISHLFRDIAAHKPGTLTPVGLGTFVDPRKGGGKLNEKTREDIVRVMTIDGEEYLFYRAFPINVALLRGTTADTDGNVTMERESLTLEAQAIAMAAKNSGGFVLVQVERLAEKGTLNPRLVKIPGILVDCIVVAEPKHHWQTFAEPYSPAFSGEIRIPMQNVPPMKMSARKIIARRASFELRPNSVVNLGIGMPEGVASVAHEEKVLDLITLTTEPGVIGGLPASGLNFGAAVNTEAIIDQPSQFDFYDGGGLDVAFLGMAQADSLGNVNVSRFGSKLAGAGGFINISQNSRKIVFVGTFLAGESEVKAHGGKLHIGKEGGKRKFIAAVEHVTFSGELAARRGQPVLFITERCVFSLGARGLELVEVAPGVEIEKDILAHMDFRPLYHGTIPLMDERIFVDEPMGLRDELLAVPLEERLVYRPQENLFFVNFEGLSVRSTREIEAIRKHAEKILSPLSRKVSTVVNYDNFSILPELMDEYMDMVSHLVKKYYRGVTRYTTSAFLRMKLGEALAERNVAPHIYESHKEAHEALKEAREEMARR; from the coding sequence ATGGCTTCAACGCCGGCGCTTTCCATGGCAAAGGGCAAGGTCGTCACTGCCCAGGAGGCCGTCAATCTGATAAGGGATGGTGACACGATTGCCACAGGCGGATTCGTGGGTATCGGCTTTGCGGAGGCCCTGGCCCTGGCATTGAGGGAGCGGCATGAAGAGACCGGCTCGCCCCGCGGGCTCACCCTTGTCTATGCGGCAGGCCAGGGTGACGGCAAGGAGCGGGGCCTTAACATGCTTGCCCTCGAGGGGCTTCTGCACCGCGTCATCGGCGGGCACTGGGGTCTTGTGCCGGCCCTGGGGAAGCTGGCCCTGGAAAACCGGATAGAGGCCTACAACCTTCCCCAGGGGTGCATCTCGCACCTCTTCAGGGACATTGCGGCCCATAAGCCAGGGACCCTCACCCCGGTGGGGCTTGGGACCTTTGTCGATCCCCGGAAAGGCGGCGGAAAGCTCAACGAGAAGACCAGGGAAGACATTGTGCGCGTCATGACTATTGATGGAGAGGAATACCTGTTTTACAGGGCCTTCCCGATCAACGTGGCGCTCCTCAGGGGCACCACGGCCGACACTGACGGGAATGTGACGATGGAGCGCGAATCGCTCACGCTGGAGGCCCAGGCCATCGCCATGGCGGCCAAAAACTCGGGAGGCTTCGTGCTGGTGCAGGTTGAGCGCCTCGCTGAGAAGGGCACCCTTAATCCCCGGCTGGTAAAAATTCCCGGAATCCTTGTAGACTGTATTGTGGTGGCAGAGCCGAAGCATCACTGGCAGACCTTTGCGGAGCCTTACAGCCCCGCTTTTTCAGGCGAGATAAGGATTCCCATGCAGAATGTCCCTCCCATGAAGATGAGCGCCCGCAAGATTATCGCCAGGCGCGCCTCCTTCGAGCTCCGTCCCAACAGCGTAGTGAACCTGGGCATAGGAATGCCTGAAGGCGTTGCCTCGGTGGCCCACGAGGAGAAAGTGCTTGACCTGATCACCCTCACTACCGAGCCGGGCGTCATAGGGGGCCTCCCTGCTTCGGGTCTCAACTTCGGCGCCGCTGTGAACACCGAGGCAATAATAGACCAGCCTTCGCAGTTTGACTTCTACGATGGCGGCGGCCTCGACGTGGCCTTCCTGGGTATGGCGCAGGCAGACTCCCTCGGCAACGTGAACGTGAGCCGCTTCGGCTCAAAGCTCGCAGGCGCCGGCGGATTTATCAACATCAGCCAGAATTCCAGGAAGATCGTCTTCGTAGGCACCTTCCTGGCCGGAGAGAGCGAAGTGAAAGCCCATGGAGGGAAGCTTCACATAGGGAAAGAGGGCGGGAAGAGGAAATTCATAGCCGCTGTGGAGCATGTCACCTTCAGCGGGGAGCTTGCGGCAAGGCGGGGGCAGCCGGTCCTTTTCATCACCGAGCGGTGCGTCTTTTCGCTGGGAGCCCGGGGCCTTGAGCTCGTAGAGGTGGCGCCCGGCGTCGAGATTGAAAAGGATATCCTGGCCCACATGGACTTCCGTCCCCTTTATCACGGCACTATCCCCCTCATGGATGAGCGCATATTCGTCGATGAGCCCATGGGCCTCCGTGATGAGCTCCTGGCAGTTCCCCTGGAAGAGCGCCTTGTGTACAGGCCTCAGGAAAACCTTTTCTTTGTCAACTTTGAAGGGCTCTCGGTGCGCTCCACGAGGGAGATCGAGGCAATCAGAAAGCATGCGGAGAAGATCCTGTCGCCCCTCTCCCGGAAAGTCTCCACGGTGGTAAATTATGACAATTTCTCGATCCTGCCGGAGCTCATGGATGAATACATGGATATGGTCTCCCATCTGGTGAAGAAGTATTACCGCGGTGTTACGAGGTATACCACGAGCGCCTTCCTGAGAATGAAGCTGGGCGAGGCACTCGCCGAGCGCAACGTGGCGCCCCATATTTATGAGAGCCATAAGGAAGCTCATGAGGCGCTCAAGGAAGCCCGGGAAGAAATGGCGAGGCGCTGA